A genomic stretch from Telopea speciosissima isolate NSW1024214 ecotype Mountain lineage chromosome 7, Tspe_v1, whole genome shotgun sequence includes:
- the LOC122667667 gene encoding tryptophan aminotransferase-related protein 4-like, which translates to MSSFSNALYVVSLLFNLFFFFNFFLVRHHGMLTWTRKSAEEAEEVASIYCSGHGKAYLDGGLVSQGGKHVCECSLCYGGPDCSEILPSCPANADGGDPLYLEPYWMQHEASSAVTISGWHRMSYSFPESAFLSAELTKQILKLHTSVGNAITEGKFIVFGVGSTQLLHASLYALSDDDRLLKPVNVVARAPYYPMYQAHASMFKSRNFEWQGDASLWKNNISNLNSTKSFIEIVTSPNNPDSNLREPVLQGSNVKIMYDHAYYWPHYSAIPAPVNEELMIFTLSKIMGHAGSRFGWALIKDAMVYERMTTYLKLNTLGVSHETQVRALELLKVVLEDEGKALFEFGHKAIADRWEKLNKIISQSKRFSLQKFSPQYCTYLQDVHRPSPAYAWLKCEMEEYQECHKVLEAAGIIGRPGGFFGVEDSYVRLTLLRSDDDFNLLLQRLENLVSKELIDII; encoded by the exons ATGAGTAGCTTCTCTAACGCACTCTATGTTGTGTCTCTCCtcttcaatctcttcttcttcttcaacttcttccTCGTCCGTCACCATGGGATGCTCACATGGACTAGGAAATCAGCAGAAGAGGCAGAGGAGGTTGCATCCATATACTGCTCAGGCCATGGAAAAGCTTACTTGGATGGAGGTCTAGTCTCTCAAGGAGGAAAGCATGTATGTGAGTGTAGCTTATGTTATGGAGGCCCTGATTGCTCTGAGATCTTGCCTAGCTGCCCTGCAAACGCTGACGG AGGAGATCCATTGTATTTGGAACCATATTGGATGCAACATGAAGCAAGCAGTGCAGTAACAATTTCGGGTTGGCATCGGATGAGTTACTCATTTCCAGAATCAGCATTTCTCTCGGCTGAACTAACCAAGCAAATCCTAAAATTACACACTTCTGTTGGAAATGCTATTACAGAAGGAAAATTCATAGTTTTTGGTGTTGGATCAACTCAATTGCTTCATGCATCACTCTATGCACTCTCCGACGACGACCGCTTGTTGAAACCCGTTAACGTCGTCGCCCGGGCTCCTTACTACCCG ATGTATCAAGCTCATGCAAGTATGTTTAAATCAAGGAACTTTGAATGGCAAGGAGATGCTTCTTTATGGAAGAACAACATATCCAACCTTAATTCTACCAAGTCCTTCATTGAAATTGTGACTTCTCCCAATAACCCTGATAGTAATTTAAGAGAACCAGTTCTCCAAGGCTCAAATGTGAAGATTATGTATGATCATGCATATTATTGGCCTCATTATTCAGCAATCCCTGCACCTGTAAATGAAGAGCTAATGATCTTCACATTGTCGAAGATTATGGGTCATGCTGGTAGCCGATTCGG aTGGGCACTCATAAAAGATGCAATGGTTTATGAAAGAATGACAACATATTTGAAATTGAATACCCTGGGTGTCTCTCATGAGACCCAAGTGAGAGCTCTGGAGCTATTGAAGGTGGTGTTGGAAGATGAAGGGAAGGCACTCTTTGAATTTGGACATAAAGCCATAGCAGACCGGTGGGAAAAGCTGAACAAAATCATTTCTCAATCCAAGCGTTTCTCCCTTCAAAAATTCTCTCCTCAATATTGCACTTACTTACAAGATGTTCATAGACCTTCTCCTG CTTATGCATGGTTGAAGTGTGAGATGGAGGAGTATCAAGAATGTCATAAAGTTCTTGAAGCTGCCGGTATCATTGGTCGTCCAGGTGGTTTTTTCGGCGTTGAAGACAGTTATGTACGATTAACCCTCCTTCGGAGTGATGATGACTTCAATTTGTTATTGCAACGACTAGAAAACTTGGTTTCAAAGGAACTTATAGATATCATTTAA
- the LOC122668390 gene encoding polygalacturonase non-catalytic subunit AroGP2-like, whose translation MISSTEPSVAASPPANVNRFALSIRPLPRTPDRSGGLMCDPLIWSLAMDSQAENSFLQYWEEHIYLPHPPYWLAAKASPLSINQETMFIKLIEENELASHLHSFCKQANVACSTNSLVKKKVEATTLPPISQWNGVKEVYDRLPNETPQLIASQGGFPFFRESMVKEGGFMSIPDLRDPMSYKSFLPRSLASKIPFSFARIEDLKKNFGVMNESNMDKYIQKTLKICEKSHIRGEQSTCLTSAEDLIDFVVKKLGHHVSVWSTENTEGSYENVTIGAVKLIYGNLSEPPVLCHSEPFPFQVYYCHVLQKVKVYVVDTHAQKKVNHAIMACHYDTSMWDPNHIAFKLLGYGPGLIEVCHWMNENGMVWTKTLG comes from the exons ATGATTTCAAGCACTGAGCCGTCTGTTGCTGCCAGTCCACCTGCAAATGTCAACCGCTTTGCCCTTTCAATTCGTCCCCTTCCCAGGACCCCAGATCGTTCTGGTGGATTAATGTGTGATCCCTTAATTTGGAGCCTAGCGATG GATTCTCAAGCTGAAAATTCATTCTTACAGTACTGGGAAGAGCATATTTATCTTCCTCACCCTCCATATTGGTTAGCTGCAAAGGCTTCTCCTTTAAGCATCAACCAGGAAACAATGTTTATAAAACTTATAGAGGAAAATGAATTGGCTTCCCACCTGCATTCATTCTGTAAACAGGCTAATGTTGCTTGTTCGACAAATTCATTGGTCAAGAAGAAAGTCGAAGCCACGACCCTACCACCAATATCCCAGTGGAATGGTGTCAAAGAGGTATATGATCGCCTTCCGAATGAGACACCGCAGTTAATTGCCAGCCAAGGAGGATTTCCATTTTTCCGGGAATCAATGGTGAAAGAGGGAGGTTTCATGTCTATCCCTGATCTAAGGGATCCAATGTCATATAAATCATTCTTGCCGCGATCTCTAGCATCAAAAATTCCATTTTCCTTTGCCCGAATTGAGGATTTAAAGAAGAATTTTGGTGTGATGAATGAATCAAATATGGATAAGTATATTCAAAAGACACTCAAGATATGTGAGAAGAGTCACATTCGAGGAGAGCAGAGCACTTGTCTGACTTCTGCAGAGGATCTCATCGATTTTGTTGTGAAGAAGTTAGGGCACCATGTAAGCGTATGGAGTACTGAGAATACTGAAGGATCTTATGAGAATGTCACAATTGGAGCTGTGAAACTCATATATGGAAACCTCTCTGAACCACCAGTCTTATGTCATAGTGAGCCATTCCCATTTCAAGTTTATTATTGCCATGTTTTACAGAAAGTAAAAGTATATGTAGTTGATACACATGCTCAAAAGAAAGTGAATCATGCAATCATGGCATGTCACTATGACACATCAAtgtgggatccaaaccatattgCTTTTAAATTGCTTGGTTATGGCCCTGGCCTAATTGAAGTATGTCATTGGATGAATGAGAATGGAATGGTCTGGACAAAGACTCTAGGTTGA
- the LOC122667669 gene encoding polygalacturonase non-catalytic subunit AroGP2-like isoform X1 produces MTHPILLLGLLIVAYFSGSQAENSFSQYWEEHIDLSHPPYWLAAKASPLSLHQEIVFIKLMEENELTSHLHSLCKQANIACSTNSLVKKKTEDATLPPIAQWNAIKEVYDHFQIETPQSTVSQGGFPFFRESMVKEGGFMSIPDLRDPMSYKSFLPRSLASKIPFSFARIEDLKKIFGVIDDESNMDKYIQETLKICEKTHIRGVQSTCVTSAEDLIDFVVKKLGHHVSVWSTENIEGSYENITIGAVKLIYGNLSEPPALCHSEPFPFQVYYCHALQKVKVYVVDIHAQKKVNHAIMACHYDTSMWDPNHIAFKLLGFGPGLIEVCHWINENGMVWTKTLG; encoded by the exons ATGACCCATCCCATTCTATTGCTTGGACTTTTAATAGTAGCATACTTTAGT GGTTCTCAAGCTGAAAATTCCTTCTCACAGTACTGGGAGGAGCATATTGATCTTTCACACCCTCCATATTGGTTAGCTGCAAAGGCTTCTCCTTTAAGTCTTCATCAAGAAATAGTGTTTATAAAACTTATGGAGGAAAATGAATTGACTTCCCACCTGCATTCATTATGTAAACAGGCTAATATTGCTTGTTCTACAAATTCACTGgtgaagaagaaaacagaagacGCAACCCTACCACCAATAGCCCAGTGGAATGCTATCAAAGAGGTATATGATCATTTTCAAATTGAGACACCCCAGTCAACTGTCAGCCAAGGAGGATTTCCATTTTTCCGGGAATCAATGGTGAAAGAGGGAGGTTTCATGTCTATCCCTGATCTAAGGGATCCAATGTCATATAAATCATTCTTGCCGCGATCTCTAGCATCAAAAATTCCATTTTCCTTTGCCCGAATTGAGGACTTAAAGAAGATTTTTGGTGTGATAGATGATGAATCAAACATGGATAAGTATATTCAAGAGACACTCAAGATATGTGAGAAGACTCACATTCGAGGAGTGCAGAGCACTTGTGTGACTTCTGCAGAGGATCTCATCGATTTTGTTGTGAAGAAGTTAGGGCACCATGTAAGCGTATGGAGTACTGAGAACATAGAAGGATCTTATGAGAATATCACAATTGGAGCTGTGAAACTCATATATGGAAACCTCTCTGAACCACCAGCCCTATGTCATAGTGAGCCATTCCCATTTCAAGTTTATTATTGCCATGCTTTACAGAAAGTAAAAGTATATGTAGTTGATATACATGCTCAAAAGAAAGTGAATCATGCAATCATGGCATGCCACTATGACACATCAAtgtgggatccaaaccatattgCTTTTAAGTTGCTTGGTTTTGGCCCTGGCCTAATTGAAGTCTGTCATTGGATAAATGAGAATGGAATGGTCTGGACAAAGACTCTAGGTTGA
- the LOC122667669 gene encoding polygalacturonase non-catalytic subunit AroGP2-like isoform X2: MTHPILLLGLLIVAYFSGSQAENSFSQYWEEHIDLSHPPYWLAAKASPLSLHQEIVFIKLMEENELTSHLHSLCKQANIACSTNSLVKKKTEDATLPPIAQWNAIKEVYDHFQIETPQSTVSQGGFPFFRESMVKEGGFMSIPDLRDPMSYKSFLPRSLASKIPFSFARIEDLKKIFGVIDDESNMDKYIQETLKICEKTHIRGVQSTCVTSAEDLIDFVVKKLGHHVSVWSTENIEGSYENITIGAVKLIYGNLSEPPALCHSEPFPFQVYYCHALQKVKVYVVDIHAQKKVNHAIMACHYDTSMWDPNHIAFKLLGFGPGLIEVCHWINENGMVWTKTLG; this comes from the exons ATGACCCATCCCATTCTATTGCTTGGACTTTTAATAGTAGCATACTTTAGTG GTTCTCAAGCTGAAAATTCCTTCTCACAGTACTGGGAGGAGCATATTGATCTTTCACACCCTCCATATTGGTTAGCTGCAAAGGCTTCTCCTTTAAGTCTTCATCAAGAAATAGTGTTTATAAAACTTATGGAGGAAAATGAATTGACTTCCCACCTGCATTCATTATGTAAACAGGCTAATATTGCTTGTTCTACAAATTCACTGgtgaagaagaaaacagaagacGCAACCCTACCACCAATAGCCCAGTGGAATGCTATCAAAGAGGTATATGATCATTTTCAAATTGAGACACCCCAGTCAACTGTCAGCCAAGGAGGATTTCCATTTTTCCGGGAATCAATGGTGAAAGAGGGAGGTTTCATGTCTATCCCTGATCTAAGGGATCCAATGTCATATAAATCATTCTTGCCGCGATCTCTAGCATCAAAAATTCCATTTTCCTTTGCCCGAATTGAGGACTTAAAGAAGATTTTTGGTGTGATAGATGATGAATCAAACATGGATAAGTATATTCAAGAGACACTCAAGATATGTGAGAAGACTCACATTCGAGGAGTGCAGAGCACTTGTGTGACTTCTGCAGAGGATCTCATCGATTTTGTTGTGAAGAAGTTAGGGCACCATGTAAGCGTATGGAGTACTGAGAACATAGAAGGATCTTATGAGAATATCACAATTGGAGCTGTGAAACTCATATATGGAAACCTCTCTGAACCACCAGCCCTATGTCATAGTGAGCCATTCCCATTTCAAGTTTATTATTGCCATGCTTTACAGAAAGTAAAAGTATATGTAGTTGATATACATGCTCAAAAGAAAGTGAATCATGCAATCATGGCATGCCACTATGACACATCAAtgtgggatccaaaccatattgCTTTTAAGTTGCTTGGTTTTGGCCCTGGCCTAATTGAAGTCTGTCATTGGATAAATGAGAATGGAATGGTCTGGACAAAGACTCTAGGTTGA